Proteins from a genomic interval of Lycium ferocissimum isolate CSIRO_LF1 chromosome 2, AGI_CSIRO_Lferr_CH_V1, whole genome shotgun sequence:
- the LOC132046261 gene encoding G-type lectin S-receptor-like serine/threonine-protein kinase At1g61390 isoform X4 — MKIGFNKKTGERWLLSSWQKENDPSPGNFSIGISEQLPPQFFIWNKSTPYYRTGEWNGLKFIGLPYIDSAAYIVQFVFQQEFQEGTTYFTFLPNNSFLTFVELQSTGSVQVVQWTDGDPTWDVYAKMVHAPCDIYNTCGPSAVCSKNKLPICSCLRGFVPRSNDEWSKGNWTGGCVRRTKLLCQPKGNSTSSGVAQQDAFLKFSGLKLPDLAAIFHLDSASECERLCLKNCSCTAYAYVAGIRCMVWSGDLLDMQDYSYAGEDLFLRLAYSELVFPGMRKRKRALIICSAVFSVLFFGFVLFCFLKHKIYPTGQKRKGARSFSLGDSCNISKDYTIESFWVGNLKKEDPIELPLIEFEVIATATNNFKVDNKLGEGGFGPVFKGKLKGGPEIAVKRLSNRTGQGIEEFKNEILLISKLQHRNLVRLLGCCIEGDELLIIYEYMPNRSLDKFLFDASQKELLDWPKRFNIIQGVGRGLLYLHRDSCLNIIHRDLKVSNILLDEEMNPKISDFGLARTFQKQQQLVHTHRVAGTYGYMSPEYALRGVFSEKSDVFSFGVLLLEIISGKKNSNFLYVEENLNLLNYAWKLWSEQRGLDFMDETLINPLSPEEMTRCLHVGLLCVQEHPRDRPTMAALILMLNSEMKCPSPKQPIFKFETYLDVGGSAKDNDRCSVNEFSASLSQGR; from the exons ATGAAAATAGGTTTTAACAAGAAAACTGGGGAGAGATGGCTCTTATCTTCTTGGCAGAAGGAAAACGACCCCTCGCCAGGAAATTTTTCTATTGGAATCTCGGAGCAACTTCCTCCTCAGTTTTTCATATGGAACAAATCTACTCCCTACTACAGAACCGGGGAGTGGAATGGACTGAAGTTCATTGGTCTGCCTTATATAGATTCAGCAGCCTATATAGTTCAGTTTGTTTTTCAGCAAGAATTTCAAGAAGGAACTACATATTTCACCTTTCTCCCAAATAATTCATTCTTAACTTTCGTGGAACTTCAATCTACAGGGTCTGTTCAAGTTGTTCAGTGGACCGATGGAGATCCAACTTGGGATGTTTATGCTAAGATGGTACATGCACCATGTGATATATATAACACTTGTGGACCTTCAGCAGTCTGCAGCAAGAACAAACTACCAATTTGCAGCTGCTTAAGAGGGTTTGTGCCACGGTCTAATGACGAATGGAGCAAAGGAAACTGGACAGGTGGTTGCGTGAGGCGAACTAAATTACTATGCCAGCCGAAGGGAAACAGCACGTCTTCTGGGGTTGCACAGCAGGACGCATTTTTGAAGTTTAGTGGACTGAAACTGCCTGATCTTGCTGCTATTTTTCACCTTGATAGTGCTAGTGAATGTGAAAGGTTGTGTTTGAAAAATTGTTCTTGCACAGCTTATGCTTATGTGGCAGGAATTAGGTGTATGGTGTGGTCTGGAGATCTTTTAGATATGCAGGATTACTCATACGCTGGGGAAGATCTTTTCCTTCGGCTTGCTTACTCAGAGTTAG TCTTTCCAGGTATGCGGAAGCGTAAAAGAGCACTAATCATATGTTCTGCAGTATTTTCCGTTCTCTTTTTCGGCTTTGTTCTATTTTGTTTTCTCAAGCACAAGATTTATCCAACAG GACAGAAGAGAAAAGGAGCCAGAAGCTTTAGTCTGGGTGATTCATGCAACATTTCAAAAGACTACACAATAGAAAGTTTCTGGGTTGGCAATTTAAAGAAAGAAGATCCAATTGAACTTCCACTGATTGAATTTGAGGTAATTGCCACAGCAACAAATAACTTCAAAGTAGATAACAAGCTCGGGGAAGGAGGATTTGGTCCAGTTTTCAAG GGAAAGCTAAAAGGTGGACCAGAAATAGCAGTAAAAAGACTTTCTAATCGAACGGGGCAAGGCATAGAGGAGTTCAAGAATGAAATTTTATTGATATCAAAACTCCAGCACAGGAATCTTGTACGACTCCTGGGGTGCTGCATTGAGGGGGACGAACTTCTTATAATCTATGAGTACATGCCAAACAGAAGCTTGGATAAATTTCTCTTTG ATGCATCACAAAAAGAACTGCTAGATTGGCCTAAACGGTTCAACATCATTCAAGGTGTTGGTAGAGGGCTATTATATCTGCACAGAGATTCTTGTTTGAACATTATCCACCGGGATTTGAAGGTTAGCAATATCCTTTTGGATGAGGAGATGAATCCAAAAATTTCAGATTTTGGTTTAGCAAGAACGTTTCAGAAGCAGCAGCAACTAGTGCATACTCACCGAGTAGCTGGAACATA TGGATACATGTCTCCTGAATATGCTTTGAGGGGGGTATTCTCGGAAAAATCTGATGTCTTCAGCTTCGGAGTCTTGCTATTAGAAATCATAAGTGGCAAGAAGAACTCAAATTTCCTTTACGTTGAAGAGAATCTTAATCTCCTCAATTAC GCATGGAAATTGTGGAGTGAGCAAAGGGGGTTAGACTTTATGGATGAGACATTGATCAACCCATTATCTCCAGAAGAGATGACGCGATGCCTACACGTTGGCCTTCTATGTGTTCAAGAGCATCCTAGGGACCGTCCTACCATGGCTGCCCTAATTCTCATGCTAAACAGTGAAATGAAATGCCCAAGTCCTAAGCAGCCCATATTTAAGTTTGAAACATACTTGGATGTTGGTGGATCAGCAAAAGATAATGACAGATGTTCTGTTAATGAGTTCAGTGCATCATTGTCTCAAGGACGATAG
- the LOC132046261 gene encoding G-type lectin S-receptor-like serine/threonine-protein kinase At1g61390 isoform X3, which yields MKMVFRQAWKILLISLLSYCIIQSYYINALDTILQSQKLLVGETLTSASQVFELGFFTPANSDKRYLGIWFKNITPLKVVWVANRENPLKVSDSAASLSISKNGNLILLDGTQNVIWSSSVSVPTNNTVEVVLLNSGNLVLKDNVSGQCFFESFDYPCDTFLPGMKIGFNKKTGERWLLSSWQKENDPSPGNFSIGISEQLPPQFFIWNKSTPYYRTGEWNGLKFIGSVQVVQWTDGDPTWDVYAKMVHAPCDIYNTCGPSAVCSKNKLPICSCLRGFVPRSNDEWSKGNWTGGCVRRTKLLCQPKGNSTSSGVAQQDAFLKFSGLKLPDLAAIFHLDSASECERLCLKNCSCTAYAYVAGIRCMVWSGDLLDMQDYSYAGEDLFLRLAYSELVFPGMRKRKRALIICSAVFSVLFFGFVLFCFLKHKIYPTGQKRKGARSFSLGDSCNISKDYTIESFWVGNLKKEDPIELPLIEFEVIATATNNFKVDNKLGEGGFGPVFKGKLKGGPEIAVKRLSNRTGQGIEEFKNEILLISKLQHRNLVRLLGCCIEGDELLIIYEYMPNRSLDKFLFDASQKELLDWPKRFNIIQGVGRGLLYLHRDSCLNIIHRDLKVSNILLDEEMNPKISDFGLARTFQKQQQLVHTHRVAGTYGYMSPEYALRGVFSEKSDVFSFGVLLLEIISGKKNSNFLYVEENLNLLNYAWKLWSEQRGLDFMDETLINPLSPEEMTRCLHVGLLCVQEHPRDRPTMAALILMLNSEMKCPSPKQPIFKFETYLDVGGSAKDNDRCSVNEFSASLSQGR from the exons ATGAAAATGGTATTTAGACAAGCTTGGAAAATTCTTTTgatctctcttctttcttactGTATCATTCAATCATATTACATTAATGCCTTAGACACCATACTGCAATCCCAAAAACTCTTAGTAGGAGAGACATTAACTTCTGCCAGTCAGGTTTTTGAATTAGGATTCTTTACTCCTGCCAATTCCGATAAAAGGTACCTGGGGATATGGTTTAAGAATATCACTCCTCTTAAAGTTGTGTGGGTTGCAAACAGAGAAAATCCACTTAAAGTTTCTGATTCTGCGGCGAGTCTTTCAATTAGCAAAAATGGAAATTTGATACTTCTTGATGGTACACAGAATGTTATCTGGTCAAGCAGTGTGTCTGTCCCCACTAATAACACAGTTGAAGTTGTTCTCCTGAACAGTGGGAATTTAGTACTTAAAGATAATGTCTCAGGACAATGCTTCTTTGAGAGTTTTGATTATCCTTGCGATACTTTCTTGCCAGGAATGAAAATAGGTTTTAACAAGAAAACTGGGGAGAGATGGCTCTTATCTTCTTGGCAGAAGGAAAACGACCCCTCGCCAGGAAATTTTTCTATTGGAATCTCGGAGCAACTTCCTCCTCAGTTTTTCATATGGAACAAATCTACTCCCTACTACAGAACCGGGGAGTGGAATGGACTGAAGTTCATTG GGTCTGTTCAAGTTGTTCAGTGGACCGATGGAGATCCAACTTGGGATGTTTATGCTAAGATGGTACATGCACCATGTGATATATATAACACTTGTGGACCTTCAGCAGTCTGCAGCAAGAACAAACTACCAATTTGCAGCTGCTTAAGAGGGTTTGTGCCACGGTCTAATGACGAATGGAGCAAAGGAAACTGGACAGGTGGTTGCGTGAGGCGAACTAAATTACTATGCCAGCCGAAGGGAAACAGCACGTCTTCTGGGGTTGCACAGCAGGACGCATTTTTGAAGTTTAGTGGACTGAAACTGCCTGATCTTGCTGCTATTTTTCACCTTGATAGTGCTAGTGAATGTGAAAGGTTGTGTTTGAAAAATTGTTCTTGCACAGCTTATGCTTATGTGGCAGGAATTAGGTGTATGGTGTGGTCTGGAGATCTTTTAGATATGCAGGATTACTCATACGCTGGGGAAGATCTTTTCCTTCGGCTTGCTTACTCAGAGTTAG TCTTTCCAGGTATGCGGAAGCGTAAAAGAGCACTAATCATATGTTCTGCAGTATTTTCCGTTCTCTTTTTCGGCTTTGTTCTATTTTGTTTTCTCAAGCACAAGATTTATCCAACAG GACAGAAGAGAAAAGGAGCCAGAAGCTTTAGTCTGGGTGATTCATGCAACATTTCAAAAGACTACACAATAGAAAGTTTCTGGGTTGGCAATTTAAAGAAAGAAGATCCAATTGAACTTCCACTGATTGAATTTGAGGTAATTGCCACAGCAACAAATAACTTCAAAGTAGATAACAAGCTCGGGGAAGGAGGATTTGGTCCAGTTTTCAAG GGAAAGCTAAAAGGTGGACCAGAAATAGCAGTAAAAAGACTTTCTAATCGAACGGGGCAAGGCATAGAGGAGTTCAAGAATGAAATTTTATTGATATCAAAACTCCAGCACAGGAATCTTGTACGACTCCTGGGGTGCTGCATTGAGGGGGACGAACTTCTTATAATCTATGAGTACATGCCAAACAGAAGCTTGGATAAATTTCTCTTTG ATGCATCACAAAAAGAACTGCTAGATTGGCCTAAACGGTTCAACATCATTCAAGGTGTTGGTAGAGGGCTATTATATCTGCACAGAGATTCTTGTTTGAACATTATCCACCGGGATTTGAAGGTTAGCAATATCCTTTTGGATGAGGAGATGAATCCAAAAATTTCAGATTTTGGTTTAGCAAGAACGTTTCAGAAGCAGCAGCAACTAGTGCATACTCACCGAGTAGCTGGAACATA TGGATACATGTCTCCTGAATATGCTTTGAGGGGGGTATTCTCGGAAAAATCTGATGTCTTCAGCTTCGGAGTCTTGCTATTAGAAATCATAAGTGGCAAGAAGAACTCAAATTTCCTTTACGTTGAAGAGAATCTTAATCTCCTCAATTAC GCATGGAAATTGTGGAGTGAGCAAAGGGGGTTAGACTTTATGGATGAGACATTGATCAACCCATTATCTCCAGAAGAGATGACGCGATGCCTACACGTTGGCCTTCTATGTGTTCAAGAGCATCCTAGGGACCGTCCTACCATGGCTGCCCTAATTCTCATGCTAAACAGTGAAATGAAATGCCCAAGTCCTAAGCAGCCCATATTTAAGTTTGAAACATACTTGGATGTTGGTGGATCAGCAAAAGATAATGACAGATGTTCTGTTAATGAGTTCAGTGCATCATTGTCTCAAGGACGATAG
- the LOC132046261 gene encoding G-type lectin S-receptor-like serine/threonine-protein kinase At1g61550 isoform X2, which produces MKMVFRQAWKILLISLLSYCIIQSYYINALDTILQSQKLLVGETLTSASQVFELGFFTPANSDKRYLGIWFKNITPLKVVWVANRENPLKVSDSAASLSISKNGNLILLDGTQNVIWSSSVSVPTNNTVEVVLLNSGNLVLKDNVSGQCFFESFDYPCDTFLPGMKIGFNKKTGERWLLSSWQKENDPSPGNFSIGISEQLPPQFFIWNKSTPYYRTGEWNGLKFIGLPYIDSAAYIVQFVFQQEFQEGTTYFTFLPNNSFLTFVELQSTGSVQVVQWTDGDPTWDVYAKMVHAPCDIYNTCGPSAVCSKNKLPICSCLRGFVPRSNDEWSKGNWTGGCVRRTKLLCQPKGNSTSSGVAQQDAFLKFSGLKLPDLAAIFHLDSASECERLCLKNCSCTAYAYVAGIRCMVWSGDLLDMQDYSYAGEDLFLRLAYSELGMRKRKRALIICSAVFSVLFFGFVLFCFLKHKIYPTGQKRKGARSFSLGDSCNISKDYTIESFWVGNLKKEDPIELPLIEFEVIATATNNFKVDNKLGEGGFGPVFKGKLKGGPEIAVKRLSNRTGQGIEEFKNEILLISKLQHRNLVRLLGCCIEGDELLIIYEYMPNRSLDKFLFDASQKELLDWPKRFNIIQGVGRGLLYLHRDSCLNIIHRDLKVSNILLDEEMNPKISDFGLARTFQKQQQLVHTHRVAGTYGYMSPEYALRGVFSEKSDVFSFGVLLLEIISGKKNSNFLYVEENLNLLNYAWKLWSEQRGLDFMDETLINPLSPEEMTRCLHVGLLCVQEHPRDRPTMAALILMLNSEMKCPSPKQPIFKFETYLDVGGSAKDNDRCSVNEFSASLSQGR; this is translated from the exons ATGAAAATGGTATTTAGACAAGCTTGGAAAATTCTTTTgatctctcttctttcttactGTATCATTCAATCATATTACATTAATGCCTTAGACACCATACTGCAATCCCAAAAACTCTTAGTAGGAGAGACATTAACTTCTGCCAGTCAGGTTTTTGAATTAGGATTCTTTACTCCTGCCAATTCCGATAAAAGGTACCTGGGGATATGGTTTAAGAATATCACTCCTCTTAAAGTTGTGTGGGTTGCAAACAGAGAAAATCCACTTAAAGTTTCTGATTCTGCGGCGAGTCTTTCAATTAGCAAAAATGGAAATTTGATACTTCTTGATGGTACACAGAATGTTATCTGGTCAAGCAGTGTGTCTGTCCCCACTAATAACACAGTTGAAGTTGTTCTCCTGAACAGTGGGAATTTAGTACTTAAAGATAATGTCTCAGGACAATGCTTCTTTGAGAGTTTTGATTATCCTTGCGATACTTTCTTGCCAGGAATGAAAATAGGTTTTAACAAGAAAACTGGGGAGAGATGGCTCTTATCTTCTTGGCAGAAGGAAAACGACCCCTCGCCAGGAAATTTTTCTATTGGAATCTCGGAGCAACTTCCTCCTCAGTTTTTCATATGGAACAAATCTACTCCCTACTACAGAACCGGGGAGTGGAATGGACTGAAGTTCATTGGTCTGCCTTATATAGATTCAGCAGCCTATATAGTTCAGTTTGTTTTTCAGCAAGAATTTCAAGAAGGAACTACATATTTCACCTTTCTCCCAAATAATTCATTCTTAACTTTCGTGGAACTTCAATCTACAGGGTCTGTTCAAGTTGTTCAGTGGACCGATGGAGATCCAACTTGGGATGTTTATGCTAAGATGGTACATGCACCATGTGATATATATAACACTTGTGGACCTTCAGCAGTCTGCAGCAAGAACAAACTACCAATTTGCAGCTGCTTAAGAGGGTTTGTGCCACGGTCTAATGACGAATGGAGCAAAGGAAACTGGACAGGTGGTTGCGTGAGGCGAACTAAATTACTATGCCAGCCGAAGGGAAACAGCACGTCTTCTGGGGTTGCACAGCAGGACGCATTTTTGAAGTTTAGTGGACTGAAACTGCCTGATCTTGCTGCTATTTTTCACCTTGATAGTGCTAGTGAATGTGAAAGGTTGTGTTTGAAAAATTGTTCTTGCACAGCTTATGCTTATGTGGCAGGAATTAGGTGTATGGTGTGGTCTGGAGATCTTTTAGATATGCAGGATTACTCATACGCTGGGGAAGATCTTTTCCTTCGGCTTGCTTACTCAGAGTTAG GTATGCGGAAGCGTAAAAGAGCACTAATCATATGTTCTGCAGTATTTTCCGTTCTCTTTTTCGGCTTTGTTCTATTTTGTTTTCTCAAGCACAAGATTTATCCAACAG GACAGAAGAGAAAAGGAGCCAGAAGCTTTAGTCTGGGTGATTCATGCAACATTTCAAAAGACTACACAATAGAAAGTTTCTGGGTTGGCAATTTAAAGAAAGAAGATCCAATTGAACTTCCACTGATTGAATTTGAGGTAATTGCCACAGCAACAAATAACTTCAAAGTAGATAACAAGCTCGGGGAAGGAGGATTTGGTCCAGTTTTCAAG GGAAAGCTAAAAGGTGGACCAGAAATAGCAGTAAAAAGACTTTCTAATCGAACGGGGCAAGGCATAGAGGAGTTCAAGAATGAAATTTTATTGATATCAAAACTCCAGCACAGGAATCTTGTACGACTCCTGGGGTGCTGCATTGAGGGGGACGAACTTCTTATAATCTATGAGTACATGCCAAACAGAAGCTTGGATAAATTTCTCTTTG ATGCATCACAAAAAGAACTGCTAGATTGGCCTAAACGGTTCAACATCATTCAAGGTGTTGGTAGAGGGCTATTATATCTGCACAGAGATTCTTGTTTGAACATTATCCACCGGGATTTGAAGGTTAGCAATATCCTTTTGGATGAGGAGATGAATCCAAAAATTTCAGATTTTGGTTTAGCAAGAACGTTTCAGAAGCAGCAGCAACTAGTGCATACTCACCGAGTAGCTGGAACATA TGGATACATGTCTCCTGAATATGCTTTGAGGGGGGTATTCTCGGAAAAATCTGATGTCTTCAGCTTCGGAGTCTTGCTATTAGAAATCATAAGTGGCAAGAAGAACTCAAATTTCCTTTACGTTGAAGAGAATCTTAATCTCCTCAATTAC GCATGGAAATTGTGGAGTGAGCAAAGGGGGTTAGACTTTATGGATGAGACATTGATCAACCCATTATCTCCAGAAGAGATGACGCGATGCCTACACGTTGGCCTTCTATGTGTTCAAGAGCATCCTAGGGACCGTCCTACCATGGCTGCCCTAATTCTCATGCTAAACAGTGAAATGAAATGCCCAAGTCCTAAGCAGCCCATATTTAAGTTTGAAACATACTTGGATGTTGGTGGATCAGCAAAAGATAATGACAGATGTTCTGTTAATGAGTTCAGTGCATCATTGTCTCAAGGACGATAG
- the LOC132046261 gene encoding G-type lectin S-receptor-like serine/threonine-protein kinase SD1-29 isoform X1, with the protein MKMVFRQAWKILLISLLSYCIIQSYYINALDTILQSQKLLVGETLTSASQVFELGFFTPANSDKRYLGIWFKNITPLKVVWVANRENPLKVSDSAASLSISKNGNLILLDGTQNVIWSSSVSVPTNNTVEVVLLNSGNLVLKDNVSGQCFFESFDYPCDTFLPGMKIGFNKKTGERWLLSSWQKENDPSPGNFSIGISEQLPPQFFIWNKSTPYYRTGEWNGLKFIGLPYIDSAAYIVQFVFQQEFQEGTTYFTFLPNNSFLTFVELQSTGSVQVVQWTDGDPTWDVYAKMVHAPCDIYNTCGPSAVCSKNKLPICSCLRGFVPRSNDEWSKGNWTGGCVRRTKLLCQPKGNSTSSGVAQQDAFLKFSGLKLPDLAAIFHLDSASECERLCLKNCSCTAYAYVAGIRCMVWSGDLLDMQDYSYAGEDLFLRLAYSELVFPGMRKRKRALIICSAVFSVLFFGFVLFCFLKHKIYPTGQKRKGARSFSLGDSCNISKDYTIESFWVGNLKKEDPIELPLIEFEVIATATNNFKVDNKLGEGGFGPVFKGKLKGGPEIAVKRLSNRTGQGIEEFKNEILLISKLQHRNLVRLLGCCIEGDELLIIYEYMPNRSLDKFLFDASQKELLDWPKRFNIIQGVGRGLLYLHRDSCLNIIHRDLKVSNILLDEEMNPKISDFGLARTFQKQQQLVHTHRVAGTYGYMSPEYALRGVFSEKSDVFSFGVLLLEIISGKKNSNFLYVEENLNLLNYAWKLWSEQRGLDFMDETLINPLSPEEMTRCLHVGLLCVQEHPRDRPTMAALILMLNSEMKCPSPKQPIFKFETYLDVGGSAKDNDRCSVNEFSASLSQGR; encoded by the exons ATGAAAATGGTATTTAGACAAGCTTGGAAAATTCTTTTgatctctcttctttcttactGTATCATTCAATCATATTACATTAATGCCTTAGACACCATACTGCAATCCCAAAAACTCTTAGTAGGAGAGACATTAACTTCTGCCAGTCAGGTTTTTGAATTAGGATTCTTTACTCCTGCCAATTCCGATAAAAGGTACCTGGGGATATGGTTTAAGAATATCACTCCTCTTAAAGTTGTGTGGGTTGCAAACAGAGAAAATCCACTTAAAGTTTCTGATTCTGCGGCGAGTCTTTCAATTAGCAAAAATGGAAATTTGATACTTCTTGATGGTACACAGAATGTTATCTGGTCAAGCAGTGTGTCTGTCCCCACTAATAACACAGTTGAAGTTGTTCTCCTGAACAGTGGGAATTTAGTACTTAAAGATAATGTCTCAGGACAATGCTTCTTTGAGAGTTTTGATTATCCTTGCGATACTTTCTTGCCAGGAATGAAAATAGGTTTTAACAAGAAAACTGGGGAGAGATGGCTCTTATCTTCTTGGCAGAAGGAAAACGACCCCTCGCCAGGAAATTTTTCTATTGGAATCTCGGAGCAACTTCCTCCTCAGTTTTTCATATGGAACAAATCTACTCCCTACTACAGAACCGGGGAGTGGAATGGACTGAAGTTCATTGGTCTGCCTTATATAGATTCAGCAGCCTATATAGTTCAGTTTGTTTTTCAGCAAGAATTTCAAGAAGGAACTACATATTTCACCTTTCTCCCAAATAATTCATTCTTAACTTTCGTGGAACTTCAATCTACAGGGTCTGTTCAAGTTGTTCAGTGGACCGATGGAGATCCAACTTGGGATGTTTATGCTAAGATGGTACATGCACCATGTGATATATATAACACTTGTGGACCTTCAGCAGTCTGCAGCAAGAACAAACTACCAATTTGCAGCTGCTTAAGAGGGTTTGTGCCACGGTCTAATGACGAATGGAGCAAAGGAAACTGGACAGGTGGTTGCGTGAGGCGAACTAAATTACTATGCCAGCCGAAGGGAAACAGCACGTCTTCTGGGGTTGCACAGCAGGACGCATTTTTGAAGTTTAGTGGACTGAAACTGCCTGATCTTGCTGCTATTTTTCACCTTGATAGTGCTAGTGAATGTGAAAGGTTGTGTTTGAAAAATTGTTCTTGCACAGCTTATGCTTATGTGGCAGGAATTAGGTGTATGGTGTGGTCTGGAGATCTTTTAGATATGCAGGATTACTCATACGCTGGGGAAGATCTTTTCCTTCGGCTTGCTTACTCAGAGTTAG TCTTTCCAGGTATGCGGAAGCGTAAAAGAGCACTAATCATATGTTCTGCAGTATTTTCCGTTCTCTTTTTCGGCTTTGTTCTATTTTGTTTTCTCAAGCACAAGATTTATCCAACAG GACAGAAGAGAAAAGGAGCCAGAAGCTTTAGTCTGGGTGATTCATGCAACATTTCAAAAGACTACACAATAGAAAGTTTCTGGGTTGGCAATTTAAAGAAAGAAGATCCAATTGAACTTCCACTGATTGAATTTGAGGTAATTGCCACAGCAACAAATAACTTCAAAGTAGATAACAAGCTCGGGGAAGGAGGATTTGGTCCAGTTTTCAAG GGAAAGCTAAAAGGTGGACCAGAAATAGCAGTAAAAAGACTTTCTAATCGAACGGGGCAAGGCATAGAGGAGTTCAAGAATGAAATTTTATTGATATCAAAACTCCAGCACAGGAATCTTGTACGACTCCTGGGGTGCTGCATTGAGGGGGACGAACTTCTTATAATCTATGAGTACATGCCAAACAGAAGCTTGGATAAATTTCTCTTTG ATGCATCACAAAAAGAACTGCTAGATTGGCCTAAACGGTTCAACATCATTCAAGGTGTTGGTAGAGGGCTATTATATCTGCACAGAGATTCTTGTTTGAACATTATCCACCGGGATTTGAAGGTTAGCAATATCCTTTTGGATGAGGAGATGAATCCAAAAATTTCAGATTTTGGTTTAGCAAGAACGTTTCAGAAGCAGCAGCAACTAGTGCATACTCACCGAGTAGCTGGAACATA TGGATACATGTCTCCTGAATATGCTTTGAGGGGGGTATTCTCGGAAAAATCTGATGTCTTCAGCTTCGGAGTCTTGCTATTAGAAATCATAAGTGGCAAGAAGAACTCAAATTTCCTTTACGTTGAAGAGAATCTTAATCTCCTCAATTAC GCATGGAAATTGTGGAGTGAGCAAAGGGGGTTAGACTTTATGGATGAGACATTGATCAACCCATTATCTCCAGAAGAGATGACGCGATGCCTACACGTTGGCCTTCTATGTGTTCAAGAGCATCCTAGGGACCGTCCTACCATGGCTGCCCTAATTCTCATGCTAAACAGTGAAATGAAATGCCCAAGTCCTAAGCAGCCCATATTTAAGTTTGAAACATACTTGGATGTTGGTGGATCAGCAAAAGATAATGACAGATGTTCTGTTAATGAGTTCAGTGCATCATTGTCTCAAGGACGATAG